In Bacillus toyonensis BCT-7112, a single window of DNA contains:
- a CDS encoding transglutaminase domain-containing protein translates to MGKTSKYMTAAALCSTIVMGGLQSSTVSYAATNPTVVTTQSDAKLLDDFRKELKKQIDNREENITITYKTKDRDARKIMDQLYGEFNKIVDADEYVKYNVASTRYSIKGMPGNYSFTLQVKYRESKEQTQYVKSQAKAIISSIVKPGMDAHEKVKAIHDYVVKHVSYDTSYQAYTAYEALANRSAVCQGYTLLTYELLKEAGIQNHIVTGTGNGQAHAWNLVNIENKWYHLDTTFDDPVPDKAGRVTYSYFNMSDEQLSKDHDWDRSKYPAATTSYFGELTNKIKAGSSKTVVYEQMLKETNLQYLSAQYGAENYNEFKQKLQQQFASKPEKVEVRYKQSMDGTMQDIKKVLNEINWPKGAKRVSYQVAPYSAMAGYSLATITFTY, encoded by the coding sequence ATGGGAAAGACAAGTAAGTATATGACAGCTGCCGCACTTTGTTCAACGATTGTAATGGGAGGCTTACAATCGTCAACTGTATCTTATGCAGCTACGAATCCAACTGTAGTGACGACACAATCAGATGCAAAGTTATTAGATGATTTCAGAAAAGAACTAAAAAAACAGATTGATAATCGTGAAGAAAATATTACAATCACATATAAAACAAAAGATAGAGATGCTAGAAAGATTATGGACCAATTGTACGGCGAGTTTAATAAAATCGTAGATGCTGATGAGTATGTAAAATATAATGTAGCCTCTACTAGATATTCTATTAAAGGGATGCCAGGGAACTATTCGTTTACACTACAAGTGAAATACCGTGAATCAAAAGAGCAAACACAATATGTAAAATCTCAGGCGAAAGCAATTATAAGTTCAATTGTAAAGCCAGGAATGGATGCGCATGAAAAAGTAAAAGCTATTCATGATTATGTTGTGAAACATGTATCATACGACACTTCTTATCAAGCGTATACAGCATATGAAGCGTTAGCGAACCGTTCTGCTGTTTGCCAAGGGTATACATTATTAACATATGAATTACTAAAAGAAGCAGGTATTCAAAATCATATTGTAACTGGTACAGGAAATGGACAAGCTCATGCTTGGAATTTAGTGAACATTGAAAACAAATGGTACCACCTTGATACTACATTCGATGATCCAGTACCAGATAAAGCTGGACGTGTAACATATTCATATTTTAATATGTCTGACGAACAATTAAGTAAAGACCACGACTGGGATCGTAGTAAATATCCAGCGGCAACTACAAGTTACTTTGGTGAGTTAACAAACAAAATAAAAGCTGGTAGTTCAAAAACCGTCGTATATGAGCAAATGTTAAAAGAAACAAATTTACAATACTTATCTGCACAATATGGAGCGGAAAATTATAATGAATTTAAGCAAAAGTTGCAGCAACAATTTGCTAGTAAACCAGAGAAGGTAGAAGTACGATATAAGCAGTCCATGGATGGAACAATGCAAGATATAAAGAAAGTATTAAATGAAATAAATTGGCCAAAAGGTGCAAAGCGTGTATCTTATCAAGTAGCACCATATAGTGCAATGGCAGGTTATTCATTAGCGACAATTACATTTACGTATTAA
- a CDS encoding YdeI/OmpD-associated family protein, translating to MSVIDKLKLDKYTNMVVINEPSDYDIFTGKETAFSKEHDAIFIFVETLDEMVKQTNFIISNEALLLEKGYVFFAYPKKGNARYSTFIHRDEMFPALSVGEDGYVGESEIKFARMVSMDDVFTVVGLKREKKKATKTPAMSQCVADYADRIKDVEALLANHPNELKFYQSLTPGYQKDWARNLFSVKQEKTREKRFEKMIEILSQGYKTIELFHKKKK from the coding sequence ATGTCAGTTATCGATAAATTGAAACTTGATAAGTATACGAATATGGTTGTTATTAACGAACCAAGTGATTATGACATTTTCACAGGTAAAGAAACTGCATTTTCAAAAGAACACGATGCTATTTTTATTTTTGTTGAAACGCTTGATGAAATGGTGAAACAAACGAATTTTATTATTAGTAATGAAGCATTATTACTTGAAAAAGGTTATGTGTTTTTCGCATATCCGAAAAAAGGTAATGCTCGTTACAGTACGTTTATTCACCGTGATGAGATGTTTCCAGCATTAAGCGTTGGTGAAGATGGATATGTAGGAGAAAGCGAAATTAAATTTGCTCGAATGGTAAGTATGGATGACGTCTTTACTGTTGTAGGCTTAAAGCGTGAAAAGAAAAAAGCGACGAAAACGCCTGCTATGAGTCAATGTGTTGCCGATTATGCAGATCGAATTAAAGATGTTGAAGCTTTATTAGCTAATCATCCCAATGAACTTAAATTTTATCAAAGTTTAACTCCTGGATATCAAAAAGATTGGGCACGTAATTTATTTTCTGTGAAACAAGAAAAAACACGTGAAAAACGTTTTGAGAAAATGATTGAAATCCTTTCACAAGGCTATAAAACAATTGAATTATTCCATAAGAAGAAAAAATAA